One window of Saprospiraceae bacterium genomic DNA carries:
- a CDS encoding glycosyltransferase family 2 protein: MHPVVDVIIPALNEEQSIGLVIEAIPKEVVRSIYVCDNGSQDATVEVSKAHGASVLHAKQRGYGSACKTGIQYLIDQGPNSYPDILVFVDGDYSDYPEELLKILKPFKDSDIDLVIGSRVLGNPEAGSLGLIQRFGNTLACFLIKMLYKYEYSDLGPFRAIRFAKLLQLKMEDPDYGWTVEMQIKAARSKMKFGEVPVSYRKRIGKSKISGTIKGIFGAASKILLTIFKTYVKG, from the coding sequence ATGCATCCGGTAGTTGATGTAATTATACCGGCATTAAATGAAGAGCAATCCATTGGATTGGTAATTGAAGCCATTCCCAAAGAAGTTGTACGCAGCATTTACGTTTGTGACAATGGCAGCCAGGATGCTACTGTTGAAGTATCCAAGGCCCATGGGGCAAGCGTTTTGCATGCCAAACAGCGTGGGTATGGCTCTGCATGCAAAACAGGAATCCAGTATTTAATTGATCAAGGTCCGAATAGCTATCCAGACATTCTGGTTTTTGTGGATGGGGATTATTCAGACTACCCGGAAGAACTCTTAAAAATCCTGAAGCCCTTTAAAGATTCAGACATTGATTTGGTAATTGGATCCAGAGTCCTAGGAAATCCGGAAGCCGGTTCACTTGGCTTGATCCAGCGATTTGGAAATACCCTTGCCTGTTTTTTGATCAAAATGCTCTATAAATATGAGTATAGTGATTTGGGACCCTTTCGAGCCATCCGCTTTGCCAAATTATTGCAATTAAAAATGGAAGATCCGGATTATGGATGGACTGTTGAAATGCAAATTAAGGCTGCACGGAGTAAAATGAAATTTGGTGAAGTTCCGGTAAGCTATCGAAAACGTATTGGCAAATCAAAAATATCCGGCACAATTAAGGGCATTTTCGGCGCAGCTTCAAAGATTCTGTTGACAATATTCAAAACATATGTTAAAGGTTAA
- a CDS encoding MFS transporter: MDKNKKAEFGWVMFDWANSSYSLVISTAIFPIYFLDNSPTSISILGLDLSNASLYAFSVSLAYLFISLLSPILSGIADYSGYRKRFMRFFTSLGSLGCMILYFFDGPETLWIGLSGFLMATACHAGSLVFYDSYLSHLVPPDRADKLSAKGYAFGYIGSVILMCLNIVMIQHPDWFGLSDGKYAARLSFLSVGIWWIGFSQFAFLWLPKDQRDPQKKINLFHGIGELRKAWNFTRNDRDSKFYLCAYFFYSAGVQTVIYLASSFAKKELHFESAELILVILILQLVAIIGALVFAMISRKTHNLIALKIMIGIWAIICVAAYFVNTQIQFYILSAMVGMVLGGIQAISRSTYSKIIPKNHPDTTCFFSFYDSIYYTSIVFGTFVFGFINQYTGSMRISVLALFVFFLIAGIIIQNVNKSAVRLAD; the protein is encoded by the coding sequence ATGGATAAGAATAAAAAGGCAGAATTTGGTTGGGTTATGTTTGATTGGGCTAACTCTTCGTATTCTTTAGTCATTTCTACGGCCATATTTCCCATCTATTTTTTAGACAACTCGCCTACATCCATTTCCATATTGGGTTTAGATTTATCCAATGCGTCCCTATATGCTTTTTCAGTAAGCCTTGCGTATCTGTTTATTAGTTTGCTATCACCCATATTATCAGGCATCGCTGATTACAGTGGATACCGCAAGCGATTTATGCGATTTTTTACCAGTTTGGGCAGCCTGGGATGCATGATTTTATATTTTTTTGATGGACCAGAAACCCTATGGATAGGCCTCTCCGGATTTTTGATGGCAACTGCTTGTCATGCAGGATCCTTGGTGTTTTATGATTCGTATTTATCGCATCTCGTTCCACCCGATCGTGCAGATAAATTAAGCGCAAAAGGATATGCTTTTGGATATATCGGTTCTGTCATCCTGATGTGTTTGAACATCGTTATGATACAACATCCTGATTGGTTTGGATTAAGTGATGGAAAGTATGCTGCCAGGCTTTCATTTTTAAGTGTTGGTATTTGGTGGATCGGTTTTTCACAATTTGCTTTTTTGTGGCTGCCAAAAGACCAACGGGATCCACAAAAAAAAATAAATCTCTTTCATGGCATTGGCGAATTAAGAAAAGCCTGGAATTTTACACGAAACGACCGGGATTCCAAATTTTATCTTTGCGCTTATTTTTTTTACAGTGCCGGAGTACAAACAGTAATTTACCTGGCATCCTCTTTTGCAAAAAAAGAATTGCATTTTGAATCTGCAGAGCTCATTCTGGTTATCCTGATTTTACAATTAGTTGCCATTATAGGCGCTTTAGTGTTTGCAATGATTTCACGTAAGACTCATAATCTTATAGCTTTGAAAATCATGATAGGAATCTGGGCAATTATTTGTGTTGCAGCCTATTTTGTAAATACGCAAATTCAATTTTATATTTTATCTGCCATGGTTGGAATGGTTTTAGGTGGTATTCAAGCAATTTCACGATCAACGTATTCAAAAATAATTCCTAAAAATCATCCAGATACTACCTGCTTCTTTAGTTTCTATGATTCGATTTATTACACTTCAATTGTATTTGGAACCTTCGTATTTGGTTTTATCAATCAATATACCGGAAGTATGCGAATCAGTGTGCTTGCCTTGTTTGTGTTTTTTTTAATCGCTGGAATCATCATACAAAATGTAAATAAATCTGCGGTACGACTTGCCGATTAA
- a CDS encoding methyltransferase domain-containing protein — protein MKYIFGVCCLVYLMQCTNPPKHLPYEKLKNSSDSIAIGDSESNDEDIRDRTIWQKPYDVIHMLGSLEGKTVADIGAGSGYFSFRFIYEAAHVIAIDIEPELIQLMDQEIKFYKQDLQDKIEARLATPNDPKLQPAEADIVFMSNTYTYLPNRVNYLKDLKSKFKPGGKIMIIDFKKKLSPIGPAQKNRLAQSEVEQNLLDAGYRLLVSDDRKLEYQYIIIAEPKP, from the coding sequence ATGAAATATATTTTCGGAGTTTGCTGCTTGGTTTATTTAATGCAGTGTACAAATCCTCCAAAGCATTTGCCCTACGAAAAGCTTAAAAATAGTTCAGATAGCATCGCTATCGGTGATTCCGAATCAAATGATGAAGATATTCGGGATCGTACCATATGGCAAAAGCCCTATGATGTTATTCATATGTTGGGATCTCTGGAAGGAAAAACAGTGGCAGATATTGGAGCCGGTAGTGGGTATTTTTCATTTCGATTTATTTATGAAGCCGCACACGTTATAGCGATAGACATTGAACCTGAATTAATTCAACTCATGGATCAGGAAATTAAATTTTACAAGCAGGACTTACAAGATAAAATTGAAGCGCGTTTGGCTACACCCAATGACCCAAAATTACAACCAGCCGAAGCCGATATCGTTTTTATGTCAAATACGTATACGTATTTGCCCAATCGGGTAAATTATCTTAAAGACTTAAAATCTAAATTTAAACCAGGTGGAAAAATAATGATAATTGATTTTAAAAAGAAGTTAAGTCCGATAGGTCCGGCTCAAAAAAACAGACTGGCACAATCTGAAGTGGAACAAAATTTATTGGATGCAGGGTATCGTTTGTTGGTTTCAGATGATCGTAAATTAGAATACCAGTACATCATTATAGCAGAACCAAAACCCTGA
- the dacB gene encoding D-alanyl-D-alanine carboxypeptidase/D-alanyl-D-alanine-endopeptidase, with protein MSFQIYDLKTKKSIASFDDQRSLIPASIQKILSSAMVLKIAGQDFQFKTPVYLIGKKSAETIFDGNLVFKGSADPSFASPLMPGVHLLEGIADSIYFYLNANGIKTIRGDIIVDEHFVSDVPENPEWLYYDLANYYGAGCFGFNFMENRAKIVLKSAEQDGGICQIDYVNPGVLKNFYRSKLIGWKEEIETDAFVIGSSSSSLQEIRGNWRCCNEDSIILYSALNKPAELFTNLLKQSLMLRGIRFEPEQEPIQFDTTSVMTIQSPQLVKLCSRALGKSVNLYCESFLHQIGYQLNGTTNRKEAIQILENTIKKMFGKNDGGFVLEDGSGLSPKNMLSAWHMNQFLLWLDFNSGLTNFWSLLPDALQDSKLKPAIRLNKKYNFGLRLKSGSMERVKTYAGYITENSKPRYCVSILINHYTCSGEEMNALLGNLFNQLLN; from the coding sequence ATCAGTTTTCAAATTTATGATTTAAAAACTAAAAAAAGCATCGCTTCTTTTGATGATCAAAGATCACTGATCCCAGCATCCATTCAGAAAATACTAAGCAGTGCGATGGTTCTTAAAATCGCAGGACAGGATTTCCAATTTAAAACACCAGTTTATCTGATTGGTAAAAAATCAGCTGAAACTATTTTTGATGGAAATTTAGTCTTCAAAGGAAGTGCTGACCCAAGTTTTGCTTCTCCTTTGATGCCAGGAGTTCATTTACTTGAGGGAATAGCAGATTCTATTTATTTCTATTTGAATGCAAATGGAATAAAAACCATTCGAGGGGATATCATAGTGGATGAACATTTTGTAAGCGATGTTCCTGAAAATCCGGAGTGGTTATATTATGATTTAGCAAACTATTATGGCGCAGGATGCTTTGGATTTAATTTCATGGAAAACCGTGCAAAGATTGTTCTAAAATCAGCTGAACAGGATGGAGGTATTTGTCAGATTGATTATGTAAATCCGGGAGTTTTAAAGAATTTTTATAGATCCAAGCTCATTGGTTGGAAAGAAGAAATTGAAACAGATGCCTTTGTGATTGGAAGCTCAAGTTCTAGCCTTCAAGAAATTCGGGGTAATTGGCGGTGTTGCAATGAAGATAGTATCATTTTGTATTCGGCATTAAATAAACCAGCAGAACTGTTTACAAATTTACTCAAACAATCGTTGATGCTCCGGGGCATTCGATTTGAACCTGAGCAAGAGCCAATTCAATTTGATACGACCTCGGTGATGACGATTCAATCCCCTCAGTTAGTAAAATTATGCAGCAGGGCCTTAGGAAAATCAGTAAATTTATACTGTGAAAGTTTTTTGCACCAAATAGGGTATCAATTGAATGGAACCACGAATCGCAAAGAAGCCATTCAAATTCTTGAAAATACGATAAAAAAAATGTTTGGGAAAAATGACGGTGGTTTTGTATTAGAGGATGGAAGTGGTTTATCCCCAAAGAATATGTTATCGGCCTGGCATATGAACCAATTTTTACTTTGGCTGGATTTTAATTCGGGCTTAACTAATTTTTGGTCACTTTTACCGGATGCTTTGCAAGATTCTAAACTAAAACCTGCGATTCGTCTAAACAAAAAATATAATTTTGGACTTCGACTTAAAAGTGGCTCCATGGAACGTGTAAAAACGTATGCTGGTTATATTACTGAAAATTCAAAGCCGCGTTATTGTGTGAGCATTCTGATCAATCATTATACATGTTCAGGAGAAGAAATGAATGCATTGCTTGGGAATTTATTTAACCAGTTATTAAATTAA
- a CDS encoding RimK family alpha-L-glutamate ligase: MRILILSRNASLYSTQSLISAAIRRGHQVQVADHLMCNLIIENQNPQLYVGLDPIGPIDAVIPRIGASATEYGAAVIRQIEAMGIFTSVSSEALLKARNKLHCMQILSRAGLDVPKSGISGGDLCAGLVYDQISSGKAVIKLLSSTQGLGVILSHSKNQGISVIEGFHRVGQDVMVQEFVADADGSDIRAFVVDGEIVGSMIRQAVPGEFRSNIHRGASALMVDLTDQERTAAITASKLLGLSIAGVDILRASRGPLILEVNASPGLEGIEGTTKADIAGKIISYIERNVRK, encoded by the coding sequence ATGAGAATATTAATTTTATCCAGAAACGCATCGCTGTATAGTACCCAAAGCTTAATTTCAGCGGCAATCCGACGAGGACATCAGGTACAAGTGGCTGACCACTTGATGTGCAATTTGATTATTGAAAACCAAAACCCTCAGCTCTATGTAGGATTAGACCCAATTGGCCCTATAGATGCTGTAATTCCAAGAATTGGGGCTTCAGCAACTGAATACGGTGCAGCTGTGATCCGACAGATTGAAGCCATGGGAATTTTTACCAGTGTCTCTTCCGAAGCCCTGTTAAAAGCAAGAAACAAATTGCATTGCATGCAAATATTGAGCCGTGCAGGTCTGGATGTTCCAAAGTCGGGCATTTCTGGTGGGGACTTGTGTGCTGGATTGGTTTACGATCAGATTAGTTCGGGAAAAGCTGTAATAAAGTTATTATCTAGCACGCAAGGATTGGGTGTAATATTATCGCATTCTAAAAATCAGGGGATTTCAGTCATTGAAGGTTTTCATCGGGTAGGACAAGATGTGATGGTTCAGGAATTTGTTGCCGACGCGGATGGATCTGATATCAGGGCTTTTGTGGTGGATGGTGAAATTGTTGGATCAATGATACGCCAAGCAGTACCAGGTGAATTTAGATCGAATATTCATCGGGGTGCTTCAGCTTTGATGGTAGATTTAACAGATCAGGAACGGACAGCAGCTATCACTGCAAGTAAATTATTGGGTTTGTCAATTGCTGGGGTAGACATCCTGCGCGCATCCCGAGGACCCTTGATTTTGGAAGTCAATGCCTCTCCTGGATTAGAAGGGATCGAAGGAACGACAAAAGCCGATATTGCGGGAAAAATAATCAGTTATATAGAACGCAATGTCAGAAAATAA
- a CDS encoding succinylglutamate desuccinylase/aspartoacylase family protein, producing MSGFILQGQEFPPGSSGLVRINAGRLPSGNRISIFTYIFRSKNPGPTVLLLGGMRGDEINGVEIIRRAIAEKLFHQLTAGTVIAIPLLNIFGFINFSRDVPDGKDVNRSFPGTGSGSLASRIAKIITKKILPLVDFGIDFHTGGEQHYNYPQIRFSSKHEEAKSLALKCNFNLMVEKVLVAKSLRKIAKDMKIPIIIYEGGESNKLDPFSIQQGLKLIRELLFKSNMLAQGSKPQGIRRLFRKASWERAHEGGIVSYRRESGNFVSKGELLAIISDPFAQKETRMHASKDAFILSHNNAPLVNVGDGMFHLAYEEEKYAIL from the coding sequence ATGTCAGGATTTATCTTACAAGGGCAGGAGTTTCCTCCTGGCAGTTCGGGACTGGTTCGAATTAATGCTGGTAGATTGCCTTCTGGAAATCGGATTTCTATTTTTACATATATATTCAGAAGCAAGAATCCTGGTCCTACCGTTTTGTTATTAGGGGGCATGCGCGGAGATGAAATCAATGGTGTTGAGATTATCAGAAGAGCCATTGCAGAAAAATTATTTCACCAACTGACTGCAGGTACTGTGATTGCAATTCCATTATTAAATATTTTTGGTTTTATAAATTTTTCACGGGATGTACCGGATGGGAAAGATGTTAACAGAAGTTTTCCTGGTACGGGATCTGGGTCTTTGGCTTCCCGGATTGCTAAAATTATTACTAAAAAAATATTACCTCTTGTAGATTTTGGAATTGATTTTCATACAGGGGGCGAACAACATTATAACTATCCTCAAATTCGATTTTCATCTAAGCATGAAGAAGCTAAATCATTGGCTTTAAAATGCAATTTCAATTTAATGGTTGAGAAAGTATTGGTTGCAAAATCATTGCGTAAAATTGCCAAGGATATGAAAATACCAATTATTATTTATGAAGGAGGAGAGTCAAATAAATTAGATCCATTTTCTATTCAACAAGGTCTTAAACTGATTAGGGAACTATTGTTCAAATCAAATATGCTGGCTCAAGGTTCAAAGCCACAAGGAATTCGAAGATTGTTTAGAAAAGCAAGCTGGGAACGAGCACATGAAGGTGGAATTGTAAGCTATCGAAGAGAGTCTGGTAATTTTGTAAGTAAGGGTGAATTGCTTGCAATCATTTCAGATCCCTTTGCTCAAAAGGAAACCCGCATGCATGCATCCAAAGATGCATTTATATTAAGTCACAACAATGCACCCCTGGTGAATGTGGGTGATGGAATGTTTCATCTCGCATATGAAGAAGAAAAGTATGCAATATTGTAA
- a CDS encoding adenylosuccinate synthase: MPVDAILGLQWGDEGKGKIVDFLADKYQAVCRFQGGPNAGHTLWIHGKKFVLHTLPSGVFRTNTLNLIGNGVVIDPTTLVKELDMLNQEIPDLTDRLYISQKAHLILPTHRWIDLASEVSKGKNKIGSTLRGIGPCYMDKTGRNGLRIGDLLSPGFKQDYYNLKEKHLQFLKLFPETEFPIEAEETKWFESLDQIRTLQLCAGEFWVNQLLNKQANVLAEGAQGTMLDVDFGTYPYVTSSNTIAAGICTGLGIAPKSIRKIIGIAKAYCTRVGSGPFPSELLDETGERLRKEGNEFGSTTGRPRRCGWLDLVQLHYSCMINGVSDLCITKLDVLNSFEEIKWVDSYTLDTNQTTLEWPFDLQQIKNVNTSSVPGWLQNLEHCKIPNQLPKPVTDFINILESKTGIPLSYLSTGPGRDELICF, encoded by the coding sequence ATGCCTGTAGATGCCATTTTAGGATTACAATGGGGAGACGAAGGAAAAGGTAAAATCGTTGACTTTCTGGCTGATAAATATCAGGCAGTCTGTCGTTTTCAGGGTGGTCCAAATGCAGGTCATACATTGTGGATTCATGGAAAGAAATTTGTACTTCATACCCTTCCTTCCGGAGTTTTCAGGACCAATACCTTAAATCTTATAGGCAATGGGGTGGTCATAGATCCAACTACCCTGGTTAAAGAATTGGATATGTTAAATCAGGAGATACCGGATTTAACCGATCGCTTGTACATTTCACAAAAGGCGCATCTGATACTTCCAACACATCGTTGGATTGATCTTGCGTCAGAAGTTTCGAAAGGCAAAAATAAAATTGGCTCTACGCTGAGAGGCATCGGACCCTGTTACATGGATAAGACCGGCAGAAATGGTTTGCGAATTGGCGATCTTTTGTCACCTGGTTTTAAACAAGATTATTACAACTTAAAAGAAAAGCATTTACAATTTCTAAAATTATTCCCAGAAACTGAATTCCCAATTGAGGCTGAAGAAACAAAATGGTTTGAATCCCTTGATCAAATCCGAACACTTCAATTGTGTGCCGGTGAATTTTGGGTAAACCAACTATTAAATAAACAAGCAAATGTTCTGGCTGAAGGTGCACAGGGCACTATGTTAGATGTTGATTTTGGTACCTATCCGTATGTCACTTCATCCAATACCATCGCTGCTGGAATTTGTACCGGTTTAGGCATTGCACCAAAAAGCATTCGAAAAATCATCGGCATTGCGAAAGCCTATTGCACCCGAGTGGGTTCAGGACCTTTTCCTTCAGAATTACTAGATGAGACCGGTGAGCGATTGAGAAAAGAAGGCAACGAATTTGGATCTACCACCGGAAGACCCAGGAGATGTGGTTGGCTTGATTTAGTCCAGTTGCATTACAGTTGCATGATAAATGGAGTCAGTGATTTATGCATAACGAAACTGGATGTCTTGAATTCATTTGAAGAAATCAAGTGGGTTGATTCCTATACATTAGATACCAATCAAACCACCCTTGAATGGCCATTTGATTTGCAGCAAATAAAAAATGTTAATACCTCTAGTGTACCCGGTTGGTTGCAAAATCTTGAACATTGTAAAATACCCAATCAACTGCCAAAACCAGTTACCGACTTTATCAATATCCTTGAATCAAAAACCGGTATCCCCTTATCGTATTTGTCTACCGGACCGGGAAGAGATGAGTTGATTTGTTTTTAA
- a CDS encoding right-handed parallel beta-helix repeat-containing protein: MKLRILRAAGLLCTYLFLFWSIGACHKENFTEDPEAVLRFEQDTLSFDTVFTSIGSATRILKIYNPNKQSIRINRIFIPGTNPSEFNFNIDGLPGNDVTNLEIRAEDSIYLFCEVRVNPNDPPEISPYIKLDSIVFEYNSHSDRMILVAFGQNANYFPSKVFKGQAGVIDLQGASLIWDDPKPYIFYGVVYIDHGSFIIKEGTRVHFWGGLTKTKDSNGTDVFYNDGRLIIGADANLQVIGTKARPVIFEGVRLEPAYKNTSGQWSGIFFDKGSKGNSIEFAEIKNNLLGVYCDSIVECNISNTKIYNNSLYGVYASSASVKLTNCLFYNQGLSSINFETGGTYAINYCSLVNFGNTEPALFLSNSRCIDFPFCETIYEHPLQALIQNCVITGSDQDELWMNEKKSSAFKPFFKNCLFRIDELFKVFPDFNASYTDQCEIYSNFDRLFKDISKNDFHPDTLSVLEMKALVIPGIDADLDGVMRDVLKPDIGCYEYIVR, encoded by the coding sequence ATGAAACTAAGGATTTTAAGAGCTGCCGGACTACTTTGTACCTATTTGTTCCTATTTTGGTCGATAGGAGCCTGTCATAAAGAAAATTTTACTGAGGATCCAGAAGCCGTGCTTCGCTTCGAACAGGACACCCTGAGCTTTGATACGGTTTTTACAAGCATCGGATCGGCAACCCGTATTCTGAAAATATACAATCCAAATAAACAGTCAATTCGAATTAATAGAATCTTTATCCCGGGTACGAATCCATCTGAATTTAATTTTAACATCGACGGCTTACCTGGGAATGATGTAACAAATCTTGAGATACGGGCAGAAGATAGCATCTACCTTTTTTGCGAAGTACGCGTAAATCCAAATGACCCTCCGGAAATTAGTCCGTATATAAAATTGGATAGCATTGTTTTTGAATACAATAGTCATTCTGACCGGATGATTTTAGTTGCTTTTGGTCAAAATGCAAATTACTTTCCCTCTAAAGTATTTAAAGGACAAGCAGGTGTCATCGACTTGCAAGGAGCTAGCTTAATCTGGGATGATCCCAAACCTTATATATTTTATGGAGTAGTATATATTGACCACGGATCATTTATTATTAAGGAAGGAACGCGTGTCCATTTTTGGGGTGGTCTTACAAAGACAAAGGATTCGAATGGAACCGATGTTTTTTATAATGACGGCAGATTAATCATTGGTGCAGATGCCAACTTACAAGTCATTGGAACGAAAGCGCGACCTGTAATTTTTGAAGGAGTAAGACTTGAACCAGCCTATAAAAACACAAGCGGTCAGTGGTCAGGAATATTTTTTGACAAAGGCAGCAAAGGAAATTCAATTGAATTTGCAGAAATTAAAAATAATTTGCTTGGAGTTTATTGTGATTCCATCGTTGAATGTAACATTTCAAATACGAAAATCTACAATAACAGCCTCTATGGAGTATATGCCTCCTCAGCTTCAGTAAAACTGACAAATTGTTTGTTTTATAATCAAGGCCTTTCAAGTATAAACTTTGAAACTGGTGGAACCTATGCAATCAATTATTGCAGCCTGGTAAATTTTGGAAATACAGAACCAGCACTCTTTCTGAGCAATTCACGTTGCATTGATTTTCCTTTTTGTGAAACCATCTACGAACATCCACTTCAAGCATTAATCCAAAATTGTGTAATTACAGGTTCGGATCAGGATGAATTGTGGATGAATGAGAAAAAGAGTTCAGCATTTAAACCATTTTTTAAAAATTGCCTATTTCGGATTGATGAATTATTCAAAGTATTTCCGGATTTCAATGCATCCTATACGGATCAATGTGAAATTTATTCAAACTTTGACCGTCTTTTTAAAGATATTTCAAAAAATGATTTTCATCCGGATACCTTATCCGTTCTTGAAATGAAAGCACTCGTCATTCCGGGGATTGATGCAGATTTGGATGGTGTAATGCGCGATGTATTAAAACCGGATATTGGTTGTTATGAATACATCGTGCGTTAA